The region GGAGGTTCAGCGGCTGCTGTCGAGGCTATTCCCAACATATCGAAAAGCACCCCGATCAAAACAATAATAAGCACAACAATAGAACCGATAATCCAAACAACATCACTGAGAATGGATGTGGACACGATAGAAAAAATGGCCGCTAGCACAAACGTGATAACGGCGATGGTAACACTAAATTTAATCGATTTTTTTAATTGTGAATTCATTATTTACCTCGTTCTTAATAATATATGTATGAAGGAATGGTCACCTAAAAAGTTAAAACTGCGGCATAGGTCCAGTTGGTTTTCCCAGACGGTTACCCTATGTTGCCATATGGGCGGTTCCCCATTAAATCCATCTCGGCCTTGTCACCAAAAGCCGGACTGGATTACCACTTAGTCCGCACTATAATCCCATTTAGATGTCCATGAACAGTCTAGGAGATTTCCTCAACAGTCTTTGGCCGCTCCCTAGCCTCTTTTGCAATGCTGATTTCATAGGGATAAAAATAACAAACCGGTGGCCGCCGGGTTGAAATTCACAAGCCCTAATCCCCTCATCACCACTCAAGGCAGGCTACGCTGAAAACAAGGTGTCCCTTACCTCATTCTACAGGTTCATACCCCATTCCATAATGATTCCTAGGCTTAGTCACCACTACAGAGATGGGCCTCCGCGGTAATCGGGTCAACGCCCACATGCCTTTGTGGATCGCCCGAAAACCTTAACTCCCAGCACTGACCCAAGGCTGGGCGCCTCAAGCCAACACAAGGAACTTCATCGATGTGCCCTTTGGCGGATTTTTAGCCCCGCCTTGAGGAACGGAGGACTGACTAGAATACTGCACCATTCCTTTCTGATACTATTATAACATATTTTGCGGGCATCATCTATACATATTAATACTCACGGTTGCTGAAATGATCAGTCAGAAGCATTAAATAAGAGGAATCTGCACCAGCATTTTTCAAAGCTTCCTTTGCCTTATTGACATAGTGCAGCTTCTTTTCAATTGCACCATCAAGACCGAGCAATCTGGGATACGTATTCTTGTCATTTTCTTCATCACTTCCGACAGGTTTCCCTATTTTTTCCGGATCACCGGTTATGTCCAAAATATCATCCTGCACCTGAAAAATCAGCCCTAAATAATGAGCATATTCCTCCAAATATGCCAGCTGTTCAGAGGAAGCATTACCGATGAACGCACCGGCTTTGACGGCAAATTTGACAAGTTCACCGGTTTTTAGCGTATGAATGGTTTCAAGCTCTTTCAGTGTGACTTTTTTTGTTTCGGCTTCCATATCCAAAACCTGACCCGCAACCATTCCTTTTGGTCCACCGGCTTTGGTTAATGAACTTGTTAAAAATACTTTTTGGCGGTCAGTAAGCTTTGGATCCTGCACAATCAGCTCAAAACTGTATGTTAATAATGCGTCACCTGCCAAAATTGCCGTAGCTTCGTCAAAAGCTTTATGGTTAGTCGGTTTTCCTCTTCTTAAATTGTCATTGTCCATTGCAGGTAAATCATCATGAATTAATGAATACGTATGAATCATTTCCAATGCTACAGCAGTTGACAATACTTTACTGCTGTCACTGCTGTAGGCGCCGCAGCTGGCCATCATAAGTATCGGTCTGAGACGTTTGCCGCCAGCTTCAATGGAATACAGCATCGATTGCTTCAATTGCTCGGGTATTTCCAGATTGCGCAATTCATTTGTCATTGTGTCTTCAATGATGGCCTTTCCTTCTTCAATAAAATTGTCCAGATCTGTGTGCACAATCACTCTTCCTCTCCAACCTCAAATATCTCAAGTTCACCCTGTTCATTAACGATTTGCGTCATCTTCTCCTGCACGTTTTTCAATTTATCATTGCATACTTTAGAGAGCTTCATTCCCTGCTGGTAGTATGTAATTGCCTTTTCCAGGGGTACATCGCCTTCTTCAAGTTTTGCTACAATTTTCTCAAGCTGATCCATTGCTTCCTCAAACGAAACATTATTTTCATTTTCCATTGTTATCCTCCTTCACTTCCAGTACGCGGCAATCAACAGTGCCATCAGACAGTCTTACAGAAATCTGATCATCCGTGTCTATTCGTTTTACCGATTTAATAATATCACCTGAAGTTGAGTATGGAATGGCATAGCCACGTTTCATTGTTTCCAACGGGTTTAGCAGCGTCAATTTCTCGATTGCACCGGTTAATCTTGCCGTTTTCTGTTCCATGATTTGTTTCATGAATTTATTTGTCTGTTTGACAAGCTGATTAATCTCCCTGACAGACCGATCATACTGTACAGACGGATGCTGAGCCGATAACCTTATCTTCAGACTGGTATAAGCTTCTTTTTTTCTTTCATATTGACTTTTTTGAACTTTGTCCAAGCGTTCAACAAATTTATCCAATTCCTGTTCCTTCTGCGTAACCAGCTGCTCCGGATACCTGAAAGCATAGGATTGTCGCATCCTGTTCAACATTTGCCTGCTGCCTGCCAGCTGTTCATCCATGATTCTTGACAGCATCCGTTCCATATTGTTTATCTTTTCCGAAAGCTCGAGTTGAGAAGGAACTGCGAGCTCAGCAGCACCGGTTGGTGTTGGGGCTCTGAGATCAGCGACATAATCGCTTATGGTAATGTCTGTTTCATGGCCGACCGCTGAAATAACCGGAACTGTTGAACGATAAATAGCATGTGCCACAATTTCCTCATTGAAACTCCACAATTCTTCAATCGATCCGCCTCCCCGTCCAACAATCAGCACGTCATAAATACCCGAGTTATCGGCGTTGTCAATGGCCCTCTGGATGGAGCCCGGAGATGCGACACCCTGAACAAGCACAGGAATAACCGTGACAGCTGCAATTGGATATCTTCGCCTTATCGTTGTAATAATGTCACGTACTGCTGCACCAGTTGGCGATGTGATAATTCCAATTTGCTTCGGATACTTCGGGAGTGTCTTTTTATGGTCTTTATCAAAATATCCAAGTTTGTTTAATTTTTCTTTCAATTGTTCAAAGGCAAGATACAAGGAACCGATACCATCCGGTTCCATCTGCTGTATATACAATTGATACTGGCCATAAGGCTCAAAAACGCCAATTTCACCTTTAATTAAAACATTCATCCCATTTTCCGGAGTGAATTTCAGCCGACGGTTGTTTCCTGCAAACATAACAGATTGTATTCGGCTATTATCATCTTTAATTGTTAAATACATATGTCCCCGGCTATGATGTTTGAAATTGGAAATTTCTCCTTTAAGCCAAATATCCTTTAAATGCGGATCCGTATCGAATTTTCTTTTAATGTATTTCGTAAGTGCAGTAACCGTCAAATACTTATCCTTCACTGATGAAATCCTTTCGCAGCTTTGATTGTATTTTTCAACAGCATCGTAATTGTCATTGGACCGACACCTCTGGGAACCGGGGTAATATAAGCTGCTTTTTGCTTCACGCTGTCAAAATCAACATCGCCTGTCAGACTGCCGTCATCCAAACGGTTAATTCCAACATCGATAATGGCTGCCCCTTCTTTCACAAACCTTTCATCAATCGCATTTGGTCTGCCGACTGCCGCGATCAAAATATCCGCATTTCTCGCATGCTCAGCTAAGTTTGTTGTTTTTGAATGGCAATACGTAACGGTAGCATTTTCATTAAGCAGCAATTGACCAACCGGTTTACCAACAATATTGCTCCGACCGATAATAACTGCATTTTT is a window of Virgibacillus ihumii DNA encoding:
- a CDS encoding polyprenyl synthetase family protein, whose translation is MHTDLDNFIEEGKAIIEDTMTNELRNLEIPEQLKQSMLYSIEAGGKRLRPILMMASCGAYSSDSSKVLSTAVALEMIHTYSLIHDDLPAMDNDNLRRGKPTNHKAFDEATAILAGDALLTYSFELIVQDPKLTDRQKVFLTSSLTKAGGPKGMVAGQVLDMEAETKKVTLKELETIHTLKTGELVKFAVKAGAFIGNASSEQLAYLEEYAHYLGLIFQVQDDILDITGDPEKIGKPVGSDEENDKNTYPRLLGLDGAIEKKLHYVNKAKEALKNAGADSSYLMLLTDHFSNREY
- a CDS encoding exodeoxyribonuclease VII small subunit is translated as MENENNVSFEEAMDQLEKIVAKLEEGDVPLEKAITYYQQGMKLSKVCNDKLKNVQEKMTQIVNEQGELEIFEVGEEE
- the xseA gene encoding exodeoxyribonuclease VII large subunit, producing MKDKYLTVTALTKYIKRKFDTDPHLKDIWLKGEISNFKHHSRGHMYLTIKDDNSRIQSVMFAGNNRRLKFTPENGMNVLIKGEIGVFEPYGQYQLYIQQMEPDGIGSLYLAFEQLKEKLNKLGYFDKDHKKTLPKYPKQIGIITSPTGAAVRDIITTIRRRYPIAAVTVIPVLVQGVASPGSIQRAIDNADNSGIYDVLIVGRGGGSIEELWSFNEEIVAHAIYRSTVPVISAVGHETDITISDYVADLRAPTPTGAAELAVPSQLELSEKINNMERMLSRIMDEQLAGSRQMLNRMRQSYAFRYPEQLVTQKEQELDKFVERLDKVQKSQYERKKEAYTSLKIRLSAQHPSVQYDRSVREINQLVKQTNKFMKQIMEQKTARLTGAIEKLTLLNPLETMKRGYAIPYSTSGDIIKSVKRIDTDDQISVRLSDGTVDCRVLEVKEDNNGK